TTACAGCGCTGTTGATCATCCGCCGCGTCTTTCGGCGGATTCCAGAGACCGAACAAGTCGAAGCGGGCAGCTTGGCGACTTGATCTTCGCGGTTTCAGTCGTTTGTCGTCGGGCAATTTCTGCCCGACGCGATTACATCGATACGAACAACATCCGCAACTGGTGCAGCGTCTGCGTTAAGTTGTCGTGTTCCTGACCGGTCAGGTTTCGCTTGGTCTTTTCTTGCAGCATCGCCAGCGTGTCGATGTAGTGCTTGGCGATCGCTTTGTTTGGTTCGCTTTCACCCGTCATCGGGTTGGGAACCTTGCCCAGCGAGATCAAGGCTTGAGAGCCGAGCATCGCCACCAGCATCTCAAACGATGCGGGAGGTGGTTCGATATCGCCAGCGGGCTGCGAATCGTCCGCCGCTTGAGACTCTTCAGTCGCCGCGGGCGTTGCGTCATCCGGAGTGCTCTCGGCAGCTGCTTGCTTCTCCGCCAGAGCTTCCTTTTCCTTTTGAACCTGCGTTTTCCAATCGTCGTCGATGATCAGCTTGGGTTCTTTTTCTTCGTTTTCTTCGCTCATGATTTTTGCAAAGTTGTAAGGGATAAAAAACTAGCTGGAGGCCGAATCGGGAGCCGGCTGTGAAGCGGCCCGATCGTGTTCGGTCTTGTTGATTCGGCGTTGGATCGCGGCTTCGATGAAGCCCGAGAACAATGGATGAGCCGACAGCGGCTTGCTCTTGAATTCCGGATGGAACTGAACCGCGACGAACCAAGGATGCTCGGCGATCTCGATGATCTCGACCAGTTCGTGGTCGGGGCTCGTCCCGGCGATCCGCATCCCGTTGGCTTCGAATTGGCTGCGATAGCTGTTGTTGAACTCGTACCGGTGGCGGTGGCGTTCGACCACTTCGTCGGTGCCGTAACACGCCGCCGATTTGCTGTGTCGGTCGAGCTTCGCTTGTTGAGCTCCCAACCGCATCGTGCCGCCCATCTGCGTGATGTTGCGTTGTTCATCCAACAAGCAGATCACTGGGGTTTGCGTATCGCGGTCGAACTCCGTCGAATGGGCGTCGGTCAATCCGATCACGTTGCGACCAAATTCGATCGCGGCACATTGCATGCCCAGACAGATTCCGAAAAACGGAATGTTCCGCTCGCGAGCGAACTGAATCGCCTGCACTTTGCCTTCGATGCCTCGCTCGCCAAAACCGCCGGGGACCAAGATGCCGTGATATCCCGACAGCATCCGTTCGACTCCTTCGCGTTCGATATCGGCGCTTTGCACGCGGCCGATCCGCAGTTGAGCCTTGTTGGCGATTCCCGCGTGATCCAACGATTCGTAGATCGATTTGTAGGCGTCTTTGTGTTCGGCGTATTTGCCGACGACGGCGATGCTGATCTCATGCTGCGGATTCCGCATCGAGTGCAGCATCTCCGACCAACCGGTGATGTCTAGCGATTTAGCGTTCAGCCCCAGTCGCTTGATGATCAAGCTGTCCAGTTTGTTCTCGACCAGACTCAGCGGGACCTCATAGATCGAGAA
Above is a genomic segment from Rosistilla ulvae containing:
- a CDS encoding DUF1844 domain-containing protein, with the translated sequence MSEENEEKEPKLIIDDDWKTQVQKEKEALAEKQAAAESTPDDATPAATEESQAADDSQPAGDIEPPPASFEMLVAMLGSQALISLGKVPNPMTGESEPNKAIAKHYIDTLAMLQEKTKRNLTGQEHDNLTQTLHQLRMLFVSM
- a CDS encoding CTP synthase gives rise to the protein MTKHIFVTGGVVSSLGKGLTSASIGMLLEQRGLRVRMQKLDPYINVDPGTMSPYQHGEVYVLDDGSETDLDLGHYERFTNGPLSRDSNYTTGQIYLSVIEKERQGRFLGKTVQVIPHITDEIKSVVQKLGDDDDVDVVITEIGGTVGDIEGLPFLEAIRQFSLDVGKENCLYIHLTLIPYLKAAGELKTKPTQHSVGQLREIGIQPDILICRTEHSVTREDREKIALFCNVPLEAVIEEKDKDFSIYEVPLSLVENKLDSLIIKRLGLNAKSLDITGWSEMLHSMRNPQHEISIAVVGKYAEHKDAYKSIYESLDHAGIANKAQLRIGRVQSADIEREGVERMLSGYHGILVPGGFGERGIEGKVQAIQFARERNIPFFGICLGMQCAAIEFGRNVIGLTDAHSTEFDRDTQTPVICLLDEQRNITQMGGTMRLGAQQAKLDRHSKSAACYGTDEVVERHRHRYEFNNSYRSQFEANGMRIAGTSPDHELVEIIEIAEHPWFVAVQFHPEFKSKPLSAHPLFSGFIEAAIQRRINKTEHDRAASQPAPDSASS